The genomic segment agagggaaaatgtgagagatagagagggagaagataatgagagaaaaagagaggaaaaTTTATGATAGGAGCATTTTTAAGAATCCAAAGAATACTATAATAAAAATGTGAAGTTTTTTTGGTTTGGTATAAATTTATTATACAATATCACTTAAtacattaaaagtcaaatttcccagtAAAAACGCTTCTATACTAAGGGTATGATAGTAATTTTGTGGTGGAAAATAATTGAAAGGAGAAATGCCGGTGTGAGTATAAAGTCAAATTTCCCAGTAAAAACGCTTCTATACTAAGGGTATGATAGTAATTTTGTGGTGGAAAATAATTGAAAGGAGAAATGCCGGTGTGAGTATAAAAGCTGGTGCCGATTTCATTTAAGACCCTTGAATTAATTGACAACTGCTGGCGCTGATAATAATGTCGGACCAAGAGAGCGTTGCCGTAACACCTCCGGCTTCAAACTCTGTCTCAGAGCATGACCCAACAATGGAGGCTCCGGCCAACGAGCAGCTAGAAGCGACCTCCAACAAGCGAAGCCAGGTCAAATTTAGCATTTGGCCGCCTACCCAGCGCACCCGAGACGCCGTGGTGAACCGCCTCATTGAGACCCTTTCCGCCCCTTCCGTCCTCTCCAACCGCTATGGTACCTTGCCCTCCGAAGAGGCCTCCTCCGCCGCCCGCCTCATCGAAGAGGAGGCCTTCTCCTCCGCCGCTAGCTCTGCTGCCTCCGAGGATGATGGCATTCAGATTCTTCAGGTCTACTCCAAGGAGGTCAGTAAACGAATGCTCGATGTCGTCAAGGCCAGGGCCGCCGCCTCCACTGGTTTCGCCCCCGCCGATGGTGCTTCGCAGGCCGAAACTGGGGGTGTTGTTGATTCCAATGTTGAGAATGAGGAGGCATCTTCTTGATCTGTCTTTCTAGGGATTCTTAGCTTTTATATTACAATTGAATGGTGATACATTTAGGCTTTCTGCTTTGTTTAGAACTTTTGTACCGAGATCTATCTTGTACCCGCTTATGGATTTCTGATTATGCCTATATGACGGAACCTTATATTTTCTAgggtttttgtttattttcatttattggCGCTACAATTGTTATTTCTAGAATTTCTGGGTATAGAATTTGAGGTGAAATTTTGGGCTTTGCAATGTTATGTGCATTGTTGATCTGGTATTACGATAAGTATCGTATTCTTTGTTGTGTTTCCTGATGCATAGCTGCTATCAACAGAGTTGTCTTCCCAATTTGTTTTTTACCATTAATTATTCCTTTGCTATAGCTTACTTATTCTAGATTATATAGAGTTGGTAAAAATGTACTGTTTGTATAA from the Humulus lupulus chromosome X, drHumLupu1.1, whole genome shotgun sequence genome contains:
- the LOC133803579 gene encoding MFP1 attachment factor 1-like, whose product is MSDQESVAVTPPASNSVSEHDPTMEAPANEQLEATSNKRSQVKFSIWPPTQRTRDAVVNRLIETLSAPSVLSNRYGTLPSEEASSAARLIEEEAFSSAASSAASEDDGIQILQVYSKEVSKRMLDVVKARAAASTGFAPADGASQAETGGVVDSNVENEEASS